The genomic window CGTTCCCGCCAGACCTTTGATGCCATCGCGAACCTGCCACAAGTCACCATTTGTGCAGTCAATGGATATGCTCTGGGCGGCGGTTTCGAGATCGCTATGTGCTGCGATTTCATTCTTGTGAATGAAAAAACCAAACTCGGCCTACCGGAAATCAAACTTGGCCTGCTGCCAGGTGGCGGAGGTACACAGCGCCTGCCGCGTCTTGTTGGGCCGATGCGTGCAAAGGAAATCCTGCTCACAGGTCGCATGATTACTGCCAAGGAAGCTGTTGAGTATGGCGCCGCATTGGAAGCCTGCGCGCCTGATGAACTGATGCCTCGCGCTATGGAACTAGCAGAAACTCTTGCAGCTCAAGCCCCCGTCGCTCTGCGGGAAGGCAAACGCGTCAACGATGACGGCCTTGATACAGCGCTAAGTGCTGGCCTGACATTTGAACAGCGTGTTCTGGGCGCTCTTTATGCGACCGAAGACGGAAAAGAAGGCATCGCTGCCTTCATTGAGAAACGAGCCCCTGTGTTTCAGGGCAAATAATAAAATTCATAGCGAGGGAAGAAAAATGTCCGATAGCGTCATTAGTTATAGAAAAGGTCCATTTGCGACAGTCAGCATGGGTCTTCCGGGCGATCACGAAGGTAAGACCGCAACCCGCGTATTCTTCGTAAAAGGTGAAGACAAGCTGGCACTCATCG from Microbulbifer sp. MKSA007 includes these protein-coding regions:
- a CDS encoding enoyl-CoA hydratase-related protein yields the protein MEERLHKHLVVERKGPIEILRIDREEALGALNFEIQEAIGNYVNELYARKDEVRVLIITGTGRGFVAGADITGYHNVGQTVFDDFQRRSRQTFDAIANLPQVTICAVNGYALGGGFEIAMCCDFILVNEKTKLGLPEIKLGLLPGGGGTQRLPRLVGPMRAKEILLTGRMITAKEAVEYGAALEACAPDELMPRAMELAETLAAQAPVALREGKRVNDDGLDTALSAGLTFEQRVLGALYATEDGKEGIAAFIEKRAPVFQGK